A portion of the Bulleidia sp. zg-1006 genome contains these proteins:
- the dnaA gene encoding chromosomal replication initiator protein DnaA: MTVQQDQSLKRIWQEIIDDLHEQTNLEDIFFKTYLNPSYLYSFDSEKAILVADNIISFKCIETSALKDITTLFKSRYHDLEPNFMVQLVQPKDIKTVTSPLLENYETNFSSSTIQKDRTFENFVIGDCNRESQAAAYAVALNPGQLWNPLFIYGNSGLGKTHLLMAIANYIKKHQPEKKVYYTESTKFVETVVHALQTGTIDAFKRYMYNLDVLLIDDIQFIAGKEKSHEIFFTIYEEMVNNKKQVCITSDREPKDIKDLEDRLASRFSNGLTVGIDSPEFETARAILNQKIKVNDNSIDEEGMNYIASNFSGNVRELEGALNRVLFYAIQFQPDDDVIHFETVMHALKAQASKTMKSGLNAKKIIRIVADYYGLTSQQIKSRNRTKNIANARHISIFLCRKHLDLPYIRIGEEFGGRDHSTVISAITKVEKQIKSNHAFANAIHDLETQIAD, encoded by the coding sequence ATGACAGTACAACAAGACCAATCTTTAAAAAGGATTTGGCAGGAAATAATCGATGATCTCCATGAACAAACAAACTTGGAAGATATCTTTTTTAAGACCTATCTCAATCCTTCCTACTTATATTCTTTTGACAGTGAGAAAGCTATTTTAGTAGCCGATAACATTATTTCTTTTAAGTGCATTGAAACCTCTGCTTTAAAAGACATTACAACTCTTTTTAAATCTCGTTACCATGATTTAGAACCAAATTTTATGGTTCAATTGGTACAACCAAAAGATATTAAAACCGTTACTTCGCCTCTATTAGAAAACTACGAAACAAACTTCAGTTCTTCCACTATTCAAAAAGATCGTACTTTTGAAAACTTTGTGATTGGAGATTGTAACCGAGAATCTCAAGCGGCAGCTTATGCGGTAGCTCTTAATCCCGGGCAATTATGGAATCCTTTGTTTATTTATGGAAATAGCGGCTTAGGAAAAACCCATTTATTGATGGCTATCGCTAATTATATCAAGAAGCATCAACCTGAAAAAAAGGTGTATTATACCGAATCCACTAAGTTTGTTGAAACAGTAGTACATGCTTTACAAACTGGAACCATTGATGCTTTCAAACGCTATATGTATAACTTAGATGTTTTGTTGATTGATGATATCCAATTCATTGCCGGAAAAGAAAAATCTCATGAAATCTTTTTCACCATTTACGAAGAAATGGTCAACAATAAGAAACAAGTTTGTATTACGTCCGACCGCGAACCAAAAGATATTAAGGATTTAGAAGATCGATTGGCTTCTCGTTTTTCTAATGGTTTGACCGTTGGAATTGATTCCCCTGAATTTGAGACCGCGCGCGCTATTTTAAATCAAAAAATTAAAGTGAATGATAATTCCATTGATGAAGAAGGAATGAATTATATTGCTTCTAACTTTTCTGGTAATGTACGTGAATTAGAAGGTGCTTTAAATCGTGTTTTATTCTATGCTATTCAATTTCAACCGGATGATGATGTCATTCACTTTGAAACCGTTATGCATGCATTAAAGGCACAAGCCTCTAAAACTATGAAATCCGGTTTGAATGCTAAAAAAATCATTCGCATTGTTGCTGATTATTATGGTCTGACAAGCCAACAAATTAAATCTCGCAATCGAACTAAGAATATTGCGAATGCTCGTCATATTTCTATCTTTCTTTGTCGCAAGCATTTGGATTTACCTTATATTCGCATTGGTGAAGAGTTTGGTGGTCGTGATCATTCCACCGTTATTTCTGCTATTACAAAAGTTGAGAAACAAATTAAATCAAATCATGCCTTTGCGAATGCCATTCATGATTTAGAGACTCAAATAGCTGACTAA
- the dnaN gene encoding DNA polymerase III subunit beta, which produces MKFSIKKNPFTIALTELSNAVSSNSPQPSLRGIKIDIHSNELVLTSSNADISIQKKIEKSNDNQLNIQEEGKLLIEAKYLLEIVRKIDSEKIYIESIDGTYTQFKGNKALFKINGMAVRQYPEIDFSQPNLEIELDKDTFLDLIDQTIFACSKKEMKPVLMGVNFELKNNQLVCTATDSYRLARKVVDLESSNQFNVTIPEKSLSAMKNTILQNAKEIVSFAVDRSKVQIRTQNMIFQSRILDGDYPATAQLIPTQFIAELEISRYDLKNAIDRTSFLRSEDVKENRLQLIDNQAILTSRSQEIGESREELSAQHSGEDLDISFDGAYVVEALRGLHGERVLVQFKGVMKPFILTSKDDSSTIQLVLPLKSNH; this is translated from the coding sequence ATGAAATTCTCAATCAAAAAAAATCCATTTACGATTGCTTTAACTGAATTAAGTAATGCGGTATCTTCTAACTCACCACAACCATCTCTAAGAGGAATTAAAATTGATATTCATTCCAATGAATTAGTACTAACTTCTAGTAATGCGGATATTTCCATTCAAAAGAAAATTGAAAAAAGCAATGATAATCAATTGAATATTCAAGAAGAAGGAAAGCTTTTAATTGAAGCGAAATATTTGTTAGAAATTGTTAGGAAAATAGATAGTGAGAAAATTTATATAGAATCCATTGATGGAACTTACACTCAATTTAAAGGTAATAAAGCCTTATTTAAGATTAATGGTATGGCTGTTCGTCAATATCCAGAAATTGATTTTAGTCAACCTAATTTAGAAATTGAATTAGATAAAGATACTTTCTTAGACTTGATTGATCAAACCATTTTTGCTTGTTCAAAAAAAGAAATGAAACCGGTTTTAATGGGTGTAAATTTTGAATTAAAGAACAATCAATTGGTATGCACAGCTACGGATTCCTATCGTTTGGCTCGTAAAGTGGTTGATTTAGAAAGTTCCAATCAATTTAACGTTACCATTCCGGAAAAATCTTTAAGTGCTATGAAGAACACTATTTTACAAAATGCAAAAGAAATTGTTTCCTTTGCGGTAGATCGCTCAAAAGTTCAAATTCGCACTCAAAATATGATTTTTCAAAGTCGTATTTTAGATGGTGATTATCCAGCAACAGCTCAATTGATTCCAACACAATTTATTGCGGAATTGGAAATTAGTCGTTATGATTTAAAAAATGCGATTGACCGTACTTCTTTCTTAAGAAGTGAAGATGTCAAGGAAAATCGTCTTCAATTGATTGATAATCAAGCTATTTTAACTAGTCGTTCACAAGAAATTGGTGAATCACGTGAAGAATTATCAGCACAACATAGCGGTGAAGATTTAGATATTTCTTTTGATGGTGCTTATGTAGTAGAAGCACTTCGCGGTTTGCATGGTGAACGTGTTTTAGTTCAATTTAAGGGTGTTATGAAACCATTTATTTTAACTTCAAAAGATGATTCTTCAACTATCCAATTAGTGCTACCATTAAAGTCTAATCATTAA
- a CDS encoding RNA-binding S4 domain-containing protein yields MTKQKQDYITLQNFLKFNGFVQTGGEAKLVIQDGFVKVNGEVEIRRGRKLYSGDKVGYQGETLMIKDVY; encoded by the coding sequence ATGACGAAACAAAAACAAGACTACATAACTTTGCAAAACTTCTTAAAATTCAATGGTTTTGTACAAACCGGAGGTGAAGCGAAACTAGTCATTCAAGATGGTTTTGTGAAAGTAAATGGTGAGGTCGAAATACGTCGTGGAAGAAAGTTATACTCCGGTGATAAGGTTGGCTATCAAGGAGAAACTTTAATGATTAAAGATGTATATTAA
- the recF gene encoding DNA replication/repair protein RecF, with product MYIKSLRLSHYRNYQELQVSFQPNINVIVGKNAQGKTNLIEALYYLSLCRSFRTSQDQALIQNGEEYADLVCWLKEEKQESYLRCILHEKGKSLFIGKTNISKTSEFIGRLNVVLFSPEDIYIFSQAPRARRKFMDQELMKLSKKYLFHLTRYNTLLKERNVLLKKASIDETMLDILDKQMVTSEVEILKRRSSFLKFINQEIERLFQSLSGMKLRLQVVMNNGIEVDKIDEEILLKAHLFSRQKDIEYHITNVGIHRGDIQFRLADNDILLSASQGQKRLVMIAFKLAILHYIEFISKRKAVVLLDDVLSELDLERQKRLLDVVKNGYQCFITTTYLPDSLKLEKLNCISIQDGKVKI from the coding sequence ATGTATATTAAATCTTTACGCCTGTCCCATTATCGAAACTACCAAGAGTTACAAGTTTCCTTTCAACCAAATATCAATGTGATTGTTGGAAAGAATGCACAAGGCAAAACAAACTTAATAGAAGCACTTTATTATTTATCTTTGTGTCGTTCTTTTCGAACTAGTCAAGACCAGGCTTTAATTCAAAATGGAGAAGAATACGCTGACCTTGTTTGTTGGCTAAAAGAGGAAAAACAAGAAAGTTATTTGCGTTGTATTCTTCATGAAAAAGGGAAAAGCCTTTTTATTGGTAAAACAAATATATCAAAGACAAGTGAATTTATTGGTCGATTGAATGTTGTATTGTTTAGTCCGGAGGATATTTATATATTTTCACAAGCGCCAAGGGCAAGGCGAAAATTCATGGATCAAGAGTTAATGAAGTTATCTAAGAAATATCTATTTCATTTAACTCGTTATAATACCTTGTTGAAAGAAAGAAATGTTTTACTAAAAAAAGCAAGCATTGATGAAACAATGTTGGATATTCTTGATAAACAAATGGTTACATCAGAAGTTGAAATTTTAAAGCGAAGATCTTCTTTTTTGAAGTTTATCAATCAAGAAATTGAACGTTTATTTCAATCTTTGTCAGGAATGAAATTGCGGTTACAAGTTGTGATGAACAATGGTATTGAAGTAGATAAAATTGATGAAGAAATTTTGTTAAAAGCTCATCTTTTCTCACGACAAAAAGATATAGAATACCATATTACAAATGTGGGGATTCATCGTGGTGATATTCAATTTCGATTGGCTGATAATGATATTTTATTATCTGCTTCACAAGGTCAAAAAAGATTAGTGATGATAGCCTTTAAATTAGCTATTCTTCATTACATTGAATTTATTTCAAAGCGTAAAGCGGTTGTCTTATTGGATGATGTATTAAGTGAATTAGACTTAGAACGTCAAAAACGCTTGCTGGATGTAGTTAAAAATGGGTACCAGTGTTTTATTACGACAACTTATTTACCGGATAGTTTGAAATTGGAAAAATTGAACTGCATTTCCATTCAAGATGGAAAAGTAAAAATATAG
- the gyrB gene encoding DNA topoisomerase (ATP-hydrolyzing) subunit B yields MADKFENREESQAVFNETLDMKVDHAYEDEDIQVLEGLEAVRKRPGMYIGSTSSVGLHHLVWEIVDNGIDEAMAGYASQVEITIDENNIVSVEDDGRGMPTGMNEKTGISTIETIFTVLHAGGKFGGGAYKVSGGLHGVGASAVNALSEFLEVTVYHEGNIYFVRFENGGHPVEPLKKIGTCNVNKHGSLVRFKADPTIFTETRVYDFNTLRNRIRQLAFLNKGIRIKFHDLRESNPEKQNYDYLFEGGLKEYVKFINENKDKVHEDVIYSEGYEDNIQVEVACQYNTSYNPSIYTFCNNITTVDGGTHEEGFRMALTRIVNKYARENNFLKEKDENVTQDDCKEGLTAIISVKHPNPQYISQTKSKLTNSEVRKIVSDIFGTQFERFLMENPNQAKAIMEKIVIASQARLAAKRAKEITRKSSIKVGSLPGKLSDCSSKDPSISEIYLVEGDSAGGSAKNGRDSHFQAILPLRGKILNVEKTRPEKAFENQEIRSMITAFGAGVHDEVDTSKLRYHKIVIMTDADVDGAHIRTLLLTFFYRFLRPVLEQGYVYIAQPPLFKVQKGQSIRYAYTDRQLDELKAEMGDRLSIQRYKGLGEMDASQLWETTMDPKTRTLIRVTIDDAEYADQNFSMLMGEEVEPRKNFILENAHFVEKLDI; encoded by the coding sequence ATGGCAGATAAATTTGAAAATAGAGAAGAAAGCCAAGCTGTCTTTAATGAAACATTGGACATGAAAGTGGATCATGCTTATGAAGATGAAGATATTCAGGTTTTAGAGGGTTTAGAAGCCGTTCGTAAGCGTCCGGGTATGTATATTGGTTCTACTTCTTCTGTTGGTTTGCATCATCTTGTTTGGGAAATTGTTGATAATGGTATTGATGAAGCGATGGCCGGTTATGCTAGTCAAGTGGAAATTACCATTGATGAAAATAATATTGTATCTGTTGAAGATGATGGTCGTGGTATGCCGACAGGGATGAATGAGAAAACAGGTATTTCAACCATTGAAACAATTTTTACAGTCTTACATGCCGGTGGTAAATTTGGTGGTGGTGCTTATAAAGTTTCCGGTGGTTTACATGGAGTTGGTGCTTCAGCAGTGAATGCTTTAAGTGAATTCTTGGAAGTAACAGTCTATCACGAAGGTAATATTTATTTTGTTCGTTTTGAGAATGGTGGTCATCCGGTTGAACCATTAAAGAAAATTGGTACTTGCAATGTCAATAAACACGGTTCTTTAGTTCGTTTTAAAGCCGATCCAACCATCTTTACGGAAACAAGGGTGTATGATTTCAATACCCTAAGAAATCGTATTCGTCAGTTGGCTTTCTTAAATAAAGGAATTCGTATTAAGTTCCATGATTTACGAGAAAGCAATCCTGAGAAACAAAATTATGATTATTTATTTGAAGGTGGTTTAAAGGAATATGTGAAGTTTATTAACGAAAATAAGGATAAAGTTCATGAAGATGTTATTTATTCCGAAGGTTATGAAGATAATATTCAAGTAGAAGTGGCTTGTCAATACAACACAAGCTATAATCCGTCTATCTATACTTTCTGTAATAACATCACAACAGTGGATGGGGGAACGCATGAAGAAGGTTTCCGTATGGCTTTAACACGTATTGTGAATAAATACGCTCGAGAAAATAATTTCTTAAAGGAAAAAGATGAGAATGTGACACAAGATGACTGTAAGGAAGGTTTAACAGCGATTATCTCTGTGAAGCATCCTAATCCACAATATATTTCACAAACTAAATCCAAATTAACAAATAGTGAAGTGCGCAAGATTGTATCGGATATCTTCGGTACACAGTTTGAGCGTTTCTTAATGGAAAATCCAAATCAAGCAAAAGCAATCATGGAAAAGATTGTGATTGCGTCCCAAGCTCGTTTGGCCGCAAAAAGGGCGAAAGAAATCACCCGTAAGAGTTCAATTAAAGTCGGCTCTCTACCCGGTAAGCTATCGGATTGTTCCTCCAAGGATCCAAGCATCTCGGAAATTTACTTGGTCGAGGGGGATTCAGCAGGCGGTTCTGCTAAAAATGGTCGTGATTCTCATTTTCAAGCCATTCTTCCTTTGCGAGGTAAAATTTTAAATGTGGAAAAAACACGTCCTGAAAAGGCTTTTGAAAACCAAGAAATTCGTTCGATGATTACAGCCTTTGGGGCAGGTGTGCATGATGAAGTAGATACTTCAAAACTTCGTTATCATAAGATTGTTATTATGACCGATGCCGATGTGGATGGTGCACATATTCGTACTTTATTATTAACTTTCTTTTATCGTTTTTTAAGACCGGTATTGGAACAAGGTTATGTGTACATTGCTCAACCACCTTTATTTAAGGTACAAAAAGGACAGAGTATTCGTTATGCGTACACGGATCGCCAATTGGACGAATTAAAAGCGGAAATGGGTGATCGTTTAAGTATTCAACGTTATAAAGGTCTTGGTGAAATGGATGCTAGTCAATTATGGGAAACAACGATGGATCCTAAAACACGTACTTTAATTCGTGTAACAATCGATGATGCAGAATATGCGGATCAGAATTTCTCAATGTTGATGGGAGAAGAGGTTGAACCTCGCAAGAATTTTATTTTAGAGAATGCTCACTTTGTCGAGAAATTAGATATTTAG
- the gyrA gene encoding DNA gyrase subunit A — MALDDFMEFDESNFDSGHITETELSKEIRRDFLEYSMSVIVARALPDVRDGLKPVQRRILFAMNEMNNGPDKPYRKCARIVGDTMGKYHPHGDSSIYGALVYMAQNWNMRETLVDGHGNFGSMDGDGAAAMRYTEARMSKISVEILRDLEKDTVDMTDNYDGEEKEPTVLPARFPNLLVNGSSGIAVGMATNVAPHNLVETIDAIISYMENPEISVTELMQVMKGPDFPTGAYILGRSGIRKAFETGRGSIVMRAKTHFEEMANGKTRIVVDEIPYMVNKASLVERIGILTREKMIDGITDLRDESNMKGIRVVIELRKDIQAEVVLNQLYRMTALQSNFGVNNVVLFDGAPRLAGMKELLSGYIDFQLEVIRRRTAFELKKAKDRAHILEGLRIAVDNLDEVIHTIRQSKDAQEALINLMDKFPLDEVQAKAILDMQFRRLTGLERDKIEKEYQDLLLKIADYEDILAHKERVIDIVKNELTEIKAKYGSSRRSEIIDADAEMEDEDLIPVEDIMVTLSSNGYVKRLTTNTYSVQNRGGKGIKGMELNKDDSIERVINMSTHDFLLLFTDKGRVFRLRGFNIPNFSRTSKGIPIINLVHMDKDEKVKAMVPVKKNDEQIKFLFFVTKKGIIKRTAISEFESIMKNGKKAIILNEGDELAFVKATNGQAEVLIAGANGKAIRILEEKVHPQGRIARGMKGFNTDGSFVIGVATTLEGFNVLTVSEKGIGKVSAIDSFRLTNRGSKGVKAAKINEKTGNLISMKAVSDDQDVMIMTEGGIVIRISLNQIAESSRSSMGVHLIRVNQDRVSTVAIVDKEVEEEIMEEGSAE, encoded by the coding sequence ATGGCTTTAGATGATTTTATGGAATTTGATGAAAGTAATTTTGACTCTGGTCATATTACTGAAACAGAATTGAGTAAGGAAATTCGTCGTGATTTCTTGGAATATTCAATGTCTGTTATTGTGGCACGTGCTTTGCCGGATGTTCGTGATGGTTTAAAACCGGTTCAACGTCGTATTTTATTTGCGATGAATGAAATGAACAATGGACCGGATAAGCCTTATCGTAAGTGTGCTCGTATTGTTGGGGATACGATGGGTAAATACCATCCTCATGGCGATAGTTCAATTTATGGTGCTTTAGTTTATATGGCACAAAATTGGAATATGCGCGAAACACTTGTGGATGGACATGGTAATTTTGGTTCTATGGATGGTGATGGTGCCGCTGCGATGCGTTATACCGAAGCGCGTATGTCTAAGATTTCCGTTGAAATTCTTCGTGACTTAGAAAAAGATACTGTTGATATGACGGATAACTACGATGGTGAAGAAAAGGAGCCAACCGTCTTACCGGCTCGGTTTCCAAACTTATTAGTCAATGGTTCAAGCGGTATTGCGGTTGGTATGGCCACAAATGTGGCACCTCATAACTTGGTGGAAACGATTGATGCAATCATTTCTTACATGGAAAATCCAGAAATTTCGGTTACAGAATTAATGCAAGTAATGAAAGGACCTGACTTTCCAACCGGTGCTTATATTTTAGGTCGTTCGGGTATTCGTAAGGCTTTTGAAACAGGTCGCGGCTCTATTGTGATGCGTGCTAAGACTCACTTTGAAGAAATGGCGAATGGAAAGACGCGTATTGTTGTGGATGAAATTCCTTACATGGTGAACAAAGCCTCTCTTGTGGAAAGAATTGGTATTTTAACAAGAGAAAAAATGATTGATGGCATTACTGATTTACGTGATGAATCCAATATGAAGGGGATTCGTGTTGTTATTGAACTACGGAAAGATATTCAAGCAGAAGTTGTTTTAAATCAGCTTTACCGTATGACAGCCTTACAATCGAATTTTGGTGTTAATAATGTTGTCTTATTTGATGGTGCTCCTCGTTTGGCTGGTATGAAAGAACTTCTAAGTGGTTATATTGATTTCCAATTAGAAGTGATTCGCCGTCGTACGGCTTTTGAATTAAAGAAAGCGAAAGATCGTGCTCATATTTTAGAAGGCTTACGTATTGCTGTAGATAATTTAGATGAAGTAATTCATACTATTCGTCAATCAAAAGATGCACAAGAAGCTTTAATAAATTTGATGGATAAATTCCCGTTGGATGAGGTACAAGCTAAAGCTATCTTGGATATGCAATTTAGACGCTTAACCGGTTTGGAACGTGACAAGATTGAAAAAGAATATCAAGATTTATTACTTAAGATTGCGGATTATGAAGATATCTTAGCTCATAAGGAAAGAGTGATTGATATTGTTAAGAATGAGTTAACAGAAATTAAAGCGAAATATGGTTCTTCAAGACGTTCAGAAATCATTGATGCGGATGCGGAAATGGAAGATGAAGATTTAATTCCTGTTGAAGATATTATGGTGACTTTATCAAGCAATGGTTATGTTAAGAGATTAACGACCAATACTTATTCGGTTCAAAATCGTGGTGGTAAAGGAATCAAAGGAATGGAATTGAATAAAGACGACAGTATTGAACGAGTTATCAATATGTCGACACACGATTTCTTACTTCTATTTACTGACAAAGGTCGTGTGTTCCGTTTAAGAGGATTTAATATTCCTAACTTCTCGAGAACTTCAAAAGGTATTCCAATTATCAATCTTGTGCATATGGATAAGGATGAAAAAGTGAAAGCTATGGTACCGGTTAAGAAGAATGATGAACAAATTAAATTCTTATTCTTCGTAACAAAGAAGGGTATTATCAAGAGAACTGCTATTTCTGAATTTGAAAGTATCATGAAGAATGGTAAGAAAGCAATTATTCTTAATGAGGGCGATGAACTTGCTTTTGTGAAAGCAACGAACGGTCAAGCGGAAGTCTTGATTGCCGGTGCTAATGGTAAAGCTATCCGTATCTTGGAAGAGAAGGTTCATCCGCAAGGTCGTATTGCTCGTGGTATGAAGGGTTTTAATACAGATGGTTCTTTTGTTATCGGTGTTGCTACTACTTTAGAAGGCTTCAATGTTTTAACGGTTAGTGAAAAGGGTATTGGTAAAGTATCTGCTATTGATTCTTTCCGCCTAACAAACCGTGGATCAAAGGGTGTTAAGGCGGCGAAGATTAATGAAAAAACAGGTAATTTGATTTCCATGAAGGCTGTTAGTGATGACCAAGATGTGATGATTATGACAGAAGGTGGAATAGTGATTCGTATTTCACTCAATCAGATTGCAGAATCTTCTCGCTCTAGTATGGGTGTTCACCTAATTCGTGTTAATCAAGACCGTGTTTCAACGGTTGCGATTGTGGATAAAGAAGTGGAAGAAGAGATTATGGAGGAAGGAAGTGCTGAATAA
- a CDS encoding Hsp20/alpha crystallin family protein has translation MNTLTRRNSFEELFDDMFGASSMNNSYNLMKTDVHEKDGQYLLDMEIPGVKKEDIKVSLFNGNLTVEASRSSHNEEIDNHGKVIRQERFSGTTSRTFYVGTAIDQSDIKVSYDSGVLHIELPTEKQKETDTKKFIEIL, from the coding sequence ATGAACACACTTACAAGAAGAAACAGTTTTGAAGAATTATTCGATGATATGTTTGGTGCATCTTCGATGAACAATAGCTACAACTTAATGAAAACAGATGTTCATGAAAAAGATGGTCAATATCTATTGGATATGGAAATTCCGGGTGTTAAGAAAGAAGATATTAAAGTTAGTCTATTTAATGGAAATTTAACAGTTGAAGCTAGTCGTTCTAGTCACAATGAAGAAATAGACAATCATGGAAAAGTAATTCGCCAAGAACGTTTCTCGGGAACTACAAGTCGTACTTTCTATGTTGGTACAGCAATTGATCAATCCGATATTAAAGTAAGTTATGATAGTGGAGTTCTTCATATTGAACTACCAACCGAGAAACAAAAAGAAACTGACACAAAGAAATTCATTGAAATTCTTTAA
- the serS gene encoding serine--tRNA ligase, which translates to MINIELIRNHREIVKENIKKKFQDQKLPLVDEVYELDKKFRAAKTEGDKLRGDRNRISKEIGGFMRNKELEKAEVAKQSVKDIDQRIIDLEAEEKEMETEIRKRMMLIPNIIDETVPIGKDDSENIEIEKYGEPTVPDYEIPYHADIFQSFGGFDQESAGRTSGNGFYYLQGDVARLHSAIISYARDFMISRGFTYVVPPFMIHSNVVTGVMSFDEMENMMYKIEGEDLYLIGTSEHSMIGKFMGQMVKEEDLPRTLTSYSPCFRKEVGAHGIEERGVYRVHQFEKQEMVVICHPNDSKHWYNQLWKNSVDFFRSLEVPVRTLECCSGDLADLKVKSCDVEAWSPRQKKYFEVGSCSNLGDAQARRLSIRIKGKEGNYLAHTLNNTVVASPRALIAFFENHYQENGDITIPQALQAYMGGQKVIHPKK; encoded by the coding sequence ATGATTAACATTGAATTGATTCGTAACCATCGAGAAATTGTAAAAGAAAATATTAAAAAGAAATTTCAAGATCAAAAATTACCATTGGTTGATGAAGTGTATGAACTAGATAAAAAATTTAGAGCAGCGAAAACAGAAGGCGATAAATTACGTGGTGACCGAAACCGTATTTCAAAAGAAATCGGTGGTTTTATGCGTAATAAAGAATTAGAAAAAGCTGAAGTCGCAAAACAATCCGTAAAAGACATTGACCAAAGAATTATTGACTTAGAAGCTGAAGAAAAAGAAATGGAAACGGAAATTCGTAAGCGAATGATGCTTATCCCGAATATCATTGATGAGACGGTACCAATTGGAAAAGATGATTCTGAAAATATAGAAATTGAAAAATATGGTGAACCGACGGTACCGGACTATGAAATTCCTTATCATGCTGATATTTTCCAAAGTTTTGGTGGTTTTGATCAAGAAAGTGCCGGTCGTACATCGGGTAATGGTTTTTATTATTTACAAGGGGATGTAGCTCGCTTGCATTCAGCGATTATCTCTTATGCTCGTGATTTTATGATTAGTCGTGGCTTTACCTATGTAGTACCACCATTTATGATTCATTCCAATGTCGTAACTGGAGTCATGAGTTTTGATGAAATGGAAAATATGATGTATAAGATTGAAGGAGAAGATTTATACCTCATCGGTACTTCTGAACATTCTATGATTGGTAAGTTTATGGGTCAAATGGTCAAAGAAGAAGATTTGCCTAGAACATTAACTTCTTATAGTCCATGTTTTAGAAAAGAAGTAGGTGCTCATGGTATTGAAGAACGTGGTGTTTATCGTGTGCATCAATTTGAAAAACAAGAAATGGTGGTTATTTGTCATCCAAATGATAGCAAGCATTGGTATAATCAATTATGGAAAAACTCTGTTGATTTCTTCCGTAGCTTAGAAGTTCCTGTGCGTACATTGGAGTGTTGCTCAGGAGATTTAGCCGACTTAAAAGTTAAGTCTTGTGATGTAGAAGCTTGGTCACCTCGTCAAAAGAAATATTTTGAAGTAGGCAGTTGTTCAAACTTAGGTGATGCCCAAGCGAGAAGATTAAGCATTCGTATTAAAGGAAAAGAGGGGAATTATTTAGCTCATACCTTGAACAATACAGTAGTCGCAAGTCCTCGTGCTCTAATTGCTTTCTTTGAAAATCATTATCAAGAAAATGGGGATATTACAATTCCTCAGGCTTTACAAGCTTATATGGGTGGTCAAAAAGTAATTCATCCAAAGAAGTAA
- a CDS encoding nucleoside deaminase, which yields MKNKEEYYMAFAIKEAKKAELEDEVPIGCVIVREDKIIARSHNRKESKDSAIYHAEVEAILEASKVKDSWNLNDCDLYVTLEPCLMCTGAILNSRLRKVCYGASSFKSGFLKTKIDLEEIQGLNHYPMIRAGILEKECAQLLSSYFQKKRFSQTE from the coding sequence ATGAAAAACAAAGAAGAATACTACATGGCTTTTGCTATTAAGGAAGCAAAAAAAGCAGAGTTAGAAGATGAAGTTCCTATTGGTTGTGTCATTGTCCGTGAAGATAAAATCATTGCTCGAAGTCATAATCGTAAAGAAAGTAAAGATAGTGCTATTTATCATGCTGAAGTAGAAGCTATTTTAGAGGCTTCTAAAGTAAAAGATAGTTGGAATTTGAATGATTGTGATTTGTATGTGACTTTAGAGCCGTGTTTAATGTGTACTGGTGCTATATTGAATTCCAGATTAAGAAAAGTTTGTTATGGAGCCAGTAGTTTTAAGTCCGGTTTTTTAAAAACAAAGATTGACTTAGAAGAGATTCAGGGCTTAAATCATTATCCAATGATAAGGGCAGGTATTTTAGAAAAAGAATGTGCTCAATTATTAAGTTCTTATTTTCAAAAAAAGAGATTTAGTCAGACTGAATAA